One part of the Rutidosis leptorrhynchoides isolate AG116_Rl617_1_P2 chromosome 1, CSIRO_AGI_Rlap_v1, whole genome shotgun sequence genome encodes these proteins:
- the LOC139866526 gene encoding capsanthin/capsorubin synthase, chromoplastic-like: MEALITQLSSNSLSISKKLLSSFSSTPLTISPLFNLKSHKINATQKVQNSKYGNFLDLVPENKSEPIKFDINWLHPSDKSRFDLIVIGAGPAGLCVAERVARYGVRVCCVDPAPLSMWPNNYGSWIDELSSLDLDECFDKTWPMASVHIDDHKTKYLDRPYGRINRKMLKVKLLGGCVSNGVKFHKAKVWKVDHQEFESSIVCDDGNVLKASLIVDASGFSSSFVEYDKPRNHGYQIAHGILAEVDEHPFDLDKMLLMDWKDSHLGNEPKLRVSNSRFPTFLYAMPFDSNLVFLEETSLVSRPVLSYKEIKSRMVARLRHMGIKVKRVIESEKCLIPMGGPLPVIPQPMMGIGGSAGLAHPSTGYMVARTLALAPILADSIVECLGSTRMIRGQPLYHRVWNGLWPIERRLTRECYTFGMETLLKLDLKGTRSFFDAFFDLNPKYWHGFLSSRLSLKELVMLCISLFVHSSSSTKLDIVTKCPAPLVKMMGNLVVESV, encoded by the coding sequence ATGGAAGCTCTAATCACTCAATTATCATCCAATTCACTTTCAATATCCAAAAAGCtactttcttctttttcttctacaCCATTAACAATATCCCCTTTGTTCAACCTAAAATCCCACAAGATTAATGCTACTCAAAAAGTCCAAAATAGTAAGTATGGCAACTTTCTTGATTTGGTCCCAGAAAACAAATCCGAACCCATCAAATTTGATATAAATTGGCTCCACCCGTCAGACAAATCCCGGTTTGACCTCATCGTGATTGGTGCTGGCCCAGCCGGGCTTTGTGTAGCGGAAAGGGTTGCAAGATACGGGGTCCGGGTCTGTTGTGTCGACCCGGCTCCACTTTCTATGTGGCCTAATAACTATGGGTCTTGGATAGATGAGTTATCAAGTTTAGACCTTGATGAATGTTTTGATAAAACATGGCCTATGGCTTCTGTTCATATTGATGATCATAAAACCAAGTATCTTGATCGGCCTTATGGTAGAATCAATCGAAAAATGTTGAAAGTGAAGCTACTTGGAGGGTGTGTTTCAAATGGGGTTAAATTCCACAAAGCTAAAGTATGGAAAGTTGATCATCAAGaatttgaatcttcaattgtttgtGATGATGGGAATGTATTAAAAGCTAGTTTAATTGTCGATGCAAGCGGTTTTTCAAGTTCTTTTGTGGAATACGATAAGCCCAGAAACCATGGTTACCAAATTGCTCATGGGATTCTAGCAGAAGTTGATGAACATCCATTTGATCTTGACAAGATGTTACTCATGGATTGGAAAGATTCTCACCTAGGAAACGAGCCTAAATTACGCGTTAGCAATTCAAGATTCCCAACTTTTTTATACGCTATGCCGTTTGATTCAAATTTGGTTTTTCTAGAAGAAACTTCACTGGTTAGCAGGCCTGTTTTATCTTACAAAGAGATCAAATCAAGAATGGTGGCAAGATTAAGGCATATGGGTATTAAAGTAAAAAGGGTTATCGAGAGTGAGAAATGTTTGATCCCAATGGGTGGGCCACTGCCAGTAATTCCACAACCCATGATGGGAATTGGTGGATCAGCTGGGCTAGCCCACCCATCAACAGGTTACATGGTGGCTAGGACACTAGCTCTAGCTCCAATTCTAGCTGATTCCATCGTCGAGTGCCTTGGATCAACTCGTATGATTAGAGGTCAACCTCTATATCATAGAGTGTGGAACGGATTGTGGCCTATCGAAAGAAGATTGACAAGGGAGTGCTACACTTTTGGGATGGAGACCCTTTTGAAGCTTGATTTGAAAGGAACACGAAGCTTTTTTGACGCTTTCTTTGATTTGAATCCGAAATATTGGCATGGATTCTTGTCATCAAGATTGTCATTGAAGGAACTTGTTATGCTATGCATTTCATTATTTGTGCATTCATCAAGTTCAACAAAACTTGACATTGTTACAAAATGTCCTGCTCCTTTAGTCAAGATGATGGGTAATCTAGTAGTTGAATCCGTTTGA